The following coding sequences are from one Treponema bryantii window:
- a CDS encoding alpha/beta hydrolase, with amino-acid sequence MQMKSFTLKMDDGYELCLNRWQPDTEEEIKGVVQLHHGLAEHSLRYDRFGSVLAENGYVLNAYDMRGHGRTAELADKNGNGMFGKLADKKGFDRAVLDLKAVTDNLKSDFPGKKTILMGHSFGSFVSQGFIEEYGNMIDGCILCGTAGPRPALITFGSLAAHLITFFTGKNKCLPIMDKLSFGSYNDKINPIRTQYDWLSKNELNVDMYIMDNWCGFPLTNSFFCSMTEGLMKIHKKSNMKKVPANLPVFFIWGSDDPVGSYGATIKKLIDIYKANGIEKIDQKEYPGDRHEILNEDNKEEVERDIIDWVNKL; translated from the coding sequence ATGCAGATGAAAAGTTTTACACTTAAAATGGATGATGGCTATGAACTCTGCCTTAACAGATGGCAGCCAGATACAGAAGAAGAAATAAAAGGAGTAGTGCAGCTTCACCATGGATTAGCTGAACACTCTTTACGATATGACCGTTTTGGTTCTGTTCTTGCAGAAAACGGCTATGTTCTCAATGCTTATGATATGAGAGGACATGGACGTACAGCAGAACTTGCAGACAAGAATGGTAATGGAATGTTCGGTAAGCTTGCTGATAAAAAAGGTTTCGACCGTGCAGTCTTAGACCTTAAAGCTGTAACAGATAATCTAAAAAGTGATTTCCCTGGAAAGAAAACAATTCTTATGGGACATTCTTTTGGTTCTTTTGTATCACAGGGCTTTATTGAAGAATATGGAAATATGATAGACGGCTGTATTCTCTGCGGAACAGCAGGTCCACGCCCAGCTCTGATTACCTTTGGTTCACTTGCAGCTCATCTGATTACTTTCTTTACAGGTAAGAATAAATGCCTTCCAATTATGGATAAACTTTCATTTGGAAGTTATAACGATAAAATCAATCCTATCCGTACACAGTATGACTGGCTTTCTAAAAATGAGCTTAATGTTGATATGTACATTATGGATAATTGGTGCGGATTCCCGCTTACAAACTCATTCTTCTGCAGCATGACAGAAGGTCTTATGAAAATTCATAAGAAATCAAATATGAAGAAAGTTCCGGCAAATCTTCCAGTATTCTTTATCTGGGGTAGTGATGACCCTGTTGGATCTTACGGAGCTACAATCAAAAAGCTTATTGATATCTACAAGGCAAACGGTATTGAAAAAATCGATCAGAAGGAATATCCGGGCGATCGTCATGAAATTCTCAATGAAGACAATAAAGAAGAAGTCGAAAGAGATATCATTGATTGGGTAAACAAGTTATAG
- the pcnB gene encoding polynucleotide adenylyltransferase PcnB: MLIRYGTDGQGRPIKKAVVYTQTEHLISNKNIDPDALQIINRLRDAGFTAYIVGGAVRDLIVGNKPKDFDIVTDATPSKIKRIFRNSRIIGRRFRLVHVVFGTKIFEVSTFRSNAEGSVGNDFGTIEEDVQRRDFTMNALYYDPIQEQVIDYVGGMRDIKKHILRPVISLDRIFVEDPVRMLRAIKYSATTHAKMPHSLRHKIRTSAGLLSQVSPSRLTEELLKIINNVYAYEIVQEALDTDLYIYLQPSATGLIYERRNYENDYMESIKKLGELNQSEPDARLGKKLLYLIKDFVGTLTDWQKETADKYSYTELYGKTWAECRNFVLPMNPVRKELEFAVKAALSEYGVKAHQSAPKQAKQPKQQTPSQSKTAKSGNKKKKSKKKAAVTSAAISS, from the coding sequence GTGCTTATTAGATATGGTACCGATGGTCAAGGACGGCCAATAAAGAAAGCTGTTGTTTATACACAAACGGAACATCTGATATCAAACAAGAACATAGATCCTGATGCACTGCAAATTATTAACAGATTGAGAGATGCAGGTTTTACAGCATACATTGTAGGCGGTGCAGTAAGAGATTTAATAGTTGGAAATAAACCAAAAGATTTTGATATAGTAACCGATGCCACACCATCTAAGATAAAACGAATATTCAGAAATTCTCGCATAATCGGACGCCGCTTCCGTTTAGTTCATGTTGTTTTCGGAACAAAGATTTTTGAAGTAAGTACCTTCCGCTCAAATGCAGAAGGCTCTGTTGGAAATGACTTTGGAACTATTGAAGAAGATGTACAGCGCCGTGATTTTACAATGAATGCTCTTTATTATGATCCAATTCAGGAGCAGGTAATTGACTATGTCGGCGGAATGCGTGATATCAAAAAACACATTCTTCGTCCTGTAATTTCTTTAGACCGCATTTTTGTTGAAGACCCTGTACGCATGCTTCGTGCAATTAAGTATTCAGCTACAACTCATGCAAAAATGCCTCATTCGCTTCGTCATAAAATCAGAACTTCTGCAGGTCTTTTATCTCAGGTTTCTCCATCAAGACTTACAGAAGAGCTCTTGAAAATCATAAATAATGTTTATGCCTATGAGATTGTTCAGGAAGCTTTAGATACAGATCTGTATATTTATCTTCAGCCTTCTGCGACAGGTCTTATTTATGAAAGACGTAATTATGAAAATGATTATATGGAGAGTATAAAAAAGCTTGGTGAACTTAATCAGTCTGAACCTGATGCAAGACTTGGTAAAAAGCTTCTCTATCTAATCAAGGATTTTGTTGGAACTCTCACAGACTGGCAGAAAGAAACTGCGGATAAATATTCATATACAGAGCTTTATGGAAAGACCTGGGCTGAATGCCGCAATTTTGTTCTTCCTATGAATCCTGTTCGCAAAGAACTTGAGTTCGCCGTAAAAGCAGCTCTTTCAGAATATGGAGTAAAGGCTCATCAGTCGGCTCCAAAGCAGGCAAAACAGCCTAAACAGCAGACTCCATCACAGAGTAAAACAGCGAAATCTGGAAATAAAAAGAAGAAGTCTAAGAAAAAGGCGGCAGTTACTTCTGCAGCTATTTCTTCATAG